One Pseudomonas lalucatii genomic window carries:
- a CDS encoding DMT family transporter: protein MQDRQKGLLLTAFGVLVLSPDALVLRWLAADAMQVLAWRGLLMAIGLGLLLAWRYRGGLPAAARRCGWVGVGCGLCYCVSTIGFVQAITLAGAANTLLILSVAPLIAAALAWLFLGERLALRTLLAILICVAGVLLIVADEAPGNSLAGNAWALAAATLLAGNFTLARSRPAVDMSPSLIPGALLVSLLGFLFGGHPTLGAAQWAGLAFMAGVLLPLAFMLIQLGPRWISGTEVGLLLLLEVVLGPLWVWWLLGEAPSGQVLLGGALIFATLCVHGLLGWRRGAPAG from the coding sequence GTGCAGGACAGACAGAAGGGCTTGCTGTTGACCGCCTTCGGGGTGCTGGTGCTGTCGCCGGACGCCCTGGTGCTGCGCTGGCTGGCCGCCGATGCCATGCAGGTGCTGGCCTGGCGCGGCCTGCTCATGGCCATCGGCCTGGGCCTGCTGCTGGCCTGGCGCTACCGCGGCGGGTTGCCGGCCGCCGCCCGCCGCTGCGGCTGGGTCGGCGTGGGGTGCGGGCTGTGCTACTGCGTCAGCACCATCGGCTTCGTCCAGGCGATCACCCTCGCCGGGGCGGCCAACACCCTGCTGATCCTCAGCGTCGCGCCGCTGATCGCCGCGGCCCTGGCCTGGCTGTTCCTCGGCGAACGCCTGGCCCTGCGCACCCTGCTGGCGATCCTGATCTGCGTCGCCGGGGTACTGCTGATCGTCGCCGACGAGGCGCCGGGCAACAGCCTGGCCGGCAACGCCTGGGCCCTGGCGGCCGCCACCCTGCTGGCGGGCAACTTCACCCTGGCCCGCAGCCGGCCGGCGGTGGACATGAGCCCCTCGCTGATTCCCGGGGCCCTGCTGGTGTCGCTGCTGGGTTTCCTGTTCGGCGGCCACCCGACCCTGGGCGCGGCGCAGTGGGCCGGCCTGGCCTTCATGGCCGGGGTGCTGCTGCCCCTGGCCTTCATGCTGATCCAGCTGGGGCCGCGCTGGATCAGCGGCACCGAGGTCGGCCTGCTGCTGCTGCTGGAGGTGGTGCTGGGGCCGCTGTGGGTCTGGTGGCTGCTGGGCGAGGCGCCGAGCGGCCAGGTGCTGCTGGGCGGCGCGCTGATCTTCGCCACCCTGTGCGTGCACGGCCTGCTGGGCTGGCGCCGCGGGGCGCCGGCCGGCTGA
- a CDS encoding hemolysin family protein, producing MDPSSSYSAATYFADFGLVLFALFLVLLNGFFVAAEFAIVRLRATKVEALAEQHGWRGHILRTVHAQMDAYLSACQLGITLASLGLGWVGEPAFAHLLEPLLGAVGIDSPKLVSAIAFFTAFAIISYLHIVVGELAPKSWAIRKPELLSLWTAAPLYGFYWLMYPAIFLLNASANAILRIAGQDEPGPHHEHHYSRDELKLILHSSRARDPGDQDMRVLASAVELGELEVVDWANSREDLVFLELNAPLDEVFSVFRRHKYSRYPVYDAEAEDFVGVLHIKDLLLHLSLLEMLPSALKLAELMHPIERVTRHMPLSSLLEQFRQGGAHFALVEEADGKVIGYLTMEDVLEALVGDIQDEHRKAERGILAYQPGKLLVRGDTPLFKVERLLGVSLDPIEAETLAGLVYETLKRVPEEEEVLEAEGLRIIVKKMKGPKILLAKVLRLD from the coding sequence ATGGACCCCTCCTCTAGTTACTCCGCCGCCACCTATTTCGCCGATTTCGGCCTGGTTCTCTTCGCCCTCTTCCTGGTTCTGCTCAACGGCTTCTTCGTCGCCGCCGAGTTCGCCATCGTCCGCCTGCGCGCGACCAAGGTCGAGGCGCTGGCCGAGCAGCACGGCTGGCGCGGGCACATCCTGCGCACCGTGCATGCGCAGATGGACGCCTACCTGTCGGCCTGCCAGCTGGGCATCACCCTGGCCTCCCTGGGCCTGGGCTGGGTCGGCGAACCGGCCTTCGCCCACCTGCTCGAGCCGCTGCTCGGCGCCGTCGGTATCGACTCGCCGAAGCTGGTCAGCGCCATCGCCTTCTTCACCGCCTTCGCCATCATTTCCTACCTGCACATAGTGGTCGGCGAACTGGCGCCCAAGTCCTGGGCGATCCGCAAGCCGGAGCTGCTGTCGCTGTGGACCGCGGCGCCGCTGTACGGGTTCTACTGGCTGATGTACCCGGCGATCTTCCTGCTCAACGCCAGCGCCAACGCCATCCTGCGCATCGCCGGCCAGGACGAGCCGGGGCCGCACCACGAGCACCACTACAGCCGCGACGAGCTCAAGCTGATCCTCCACTCCAGTCGCGCCCGCGACCCCGGCGACCAGGACATGCGCGTGCTGGCCTCGGCGGTGGAACTGGGCGAGCTGGAGGTGGTGGACTGGGCCAATTCCCGCGAGGACCTGGTGTTCCTGGAGCTCAACGCGCCCCTGGACGAGGTGTTCAGCGTGTTCCGCCGGCACAAGTACAGCCGCTACCCGGTGTACGACGCCGAGGCCGAGGACTTCGTCGGCGTGCTGCATATCAAGGACCTGCTGCTGCACCTGTCGCTGCTGGAGATGCTGCCCTCGGCGCTGAAACTCGCCGAGCTGATGCACCCGATCGAGCGGGTCACCCGGCATATGCCGCTGTCCAGCCTGCTCGAGCAGTTCCGTCAGGGCGGCGCGCATTTCGCCCTGGTCGAGGAAGCCGACGGCAAGGTGATCGGCTACCTGACCATGGAAGACGTGCTCGAGGCCCTGGTCGGCGACATCCAGGATGAACACCGCAAGGCCGAGCGCGGCATCCTCGCCTACCAGCCCGGCAAGCTGCTGGTGCGCGGCGACACCCCGCTGTTCAAGGTCGAGCGCCTGCTCGGCGTCAGCCTCGACCCCATCGAGGCGGAAACCCTGGCCGGACTGGTCTACGAGACCCTCAAGCGGGTGCCCGAGGAGGAAGAAGTACTGGAAGCCGAAGGCCTGCGCATCATCGTCAAGAAGATGAAGGGCCCGAAGATCCTCCTGGCCAAGGTCCTGCGCCTGGACTGA